Within the Kribbella aluminosa genome, the region CCGACGTACGGTACGGCGACCAGCCGTACCGGACCTACACCGCGCCGATGCCGGACACCTCGACCGGTGCGCTGGTCCGCACCACCCGGGCCGGGAACGCCGACGACGGTGCCTTAGGCAAGGCGGCGCTGCTGCTCGTCGTACTGACTGCCGCCGCGACGCTGCTGACGTACGGCGCTGCCCGGCTTGCAGCGGGCCGCATCCTCCGCCCGGTGTCCGAGCTCACGGCCGCGGCTGAACAGGTCACCCGGACCCGTGACCTTTCCGCACGCCTGCGTGCCACCGGGACCGACGAAGTGGGGAGACTCGGCGCCGCGTTCGACACGATGCTGGCCGCGCTGCACGATTCGGTGACGACCCAGCGTCAGTTGGTCGCGGACGCGTCGCACGAGCTGCGTACGCCGCTCACCAGCCTGACGACGAACCTCGACCTGCTCGAGGACGGCGCCGCGTTGTCCGACCCGGAGGCTCCTGCCCTGGTCCGGGCCGCGCGCGATCAGGCAGGGGAGCTGGACCAGCTGATCAGCGACCTGATCGATCTCGCCCGGTACGGCGAATCCGAGCCACATCGGGAGACCGTACGCCTCGACGTCCTGACCGCCGCCGCGATCCATCGCCTGCTGCAGCGATCCCCGGCGAGTGCGGTCGAGGCCGACCTGCGCCCTTGTCTGGTGTTCGTCGATCCCGCGGCGGTCGAGCATGCCGTGAGCAACCTTGTCGACAATGCGCTCAAGTGGAGTCCGCCCGGACTCGCCGTCCAGGTCCTCGTCGAAGACGGCCGGGTGTCGGTGACGGATCACGGCCCCGGCATCGGTCACCAGGACCTGCCGCATATCTTCGAACGCTTCTACCGAGCCCCCGCCGCCCGGGGCATGCCCGGATCCGGCCTCGGTCTGGCGATCGTCGGCAGCGTCGTACAGACCAACAACGGCACCGTCGCCGTCCGCACCGACCAGCA harbors:
- a CDS encoding sensor histidine kinase; the encoded protein is MTLRSRISGAAAVIVLVVVAAVSTVLYLSYAASLRGRVDASLVDAAQQASAIAQRLKQATSDKGATPDLGKPVTVGTIDVQLFPSPVDAGQPARFGPLDSRDAAVAQGAQSAYFADVRYGDQPYRTYTAPMPDTSTGALVRTTRAGNADDGALGKAALLLVVLTAAATLLTYGAARLAAGRILRPVSELTAAAEQVTRTRDLSARLRATGTDEVGRLGAAFDTMLAALHDSVTTQRQLVADASHELRTPLTSLTTNLDLLEDGAALSDPEAPALVRAARDQAGELDQLISDLIDLARYGESEPHRETVRLDVLTAAAIHRLLQRSPASAVEADLRPCLVFVDPAAVEHAVSNLVDNALKWSPPGLAVQVLVEDGRVSVTDHGPGIGHQDLPHIFERFYRAPAARGMPGSGLGLAIVGSVVQTNNGTVAVRTDQQGSTFSLTFPVEDRPED